In Phormidium ambiguum IAM M-71, the genomic window AAGCTCAAGTTTTCGATCGCCAACCGCATTTCCTCAACCGTTTCAATCTTTGGCTTTTGCTCCTCGGATACTTTATCTGCTTCTGTTTGTTCTAAAAACTGAGCAAAGGTATAGAGACGATTAATTCCAGCACCAAAAGTGGTCAATTGTTGGAAACGGGCAACAACAACATTGAGCGAGAAAAAGACCCGAATAAAAGCTCCCTGCGCTTCGGAAACTTTACCCACCTCCATCTCTCCAGCAAAAATCGCAGGTGCAACAACTAAAGCAGGCAGAATAAAAGGGATGAACTCATAAGCATTCGTGACCATATTTAAGTTCAATTCCCAAACCAACAGCCGTTTAACATTCTCAAATACTTCTAAAAACCGATGTTTAACCTGATTCGACTCTTGCTCCTCTCCTCGGTAAAAAGCGATCGCTTCCGCATTTTCCCGAATCCGCACTAAACTAAAACGAAGATTCGCTTCTTTTTTGAGTTGTTCAAAGTTAAGTCGGACAAGCGGCTTACCAAAGACAAACGTTGTTACCAAAGTTCCTATCAGTGCATACAACACTAGAAAAAATACCAGGGGTTTAGAAATGCCCCACAGCACGCTGCTGAAAGCAATCACCGACAGAACAGATTCCACTAACACCAGCAAAAATGTAAGTGATTCTTGGGTAAAACTTCTAACATCCTCAGCAATACGTTGATCCGGGTTATCAATATCAGTCTCTAAAATATGCAGGTTGTAATAAGCACGGTTATGAAAGTAATTATCTACAAATCGATGAGTAAGCCATTTGCGCCATTGCAAACTAAGGCGATCGCGCAGATATGTATAACCCGCGAGTAATGGTGCATAGATTACCAGCACACTAATAAAAACGATTACCGTTTGCCAAAAACGGCTTTCATCTTGGGCTGAGAGTGATGAAATTAGCACGCC contains:
- a CDS encoding ABC transporter ATP-binding protein/permease, producing the protein MDRLNFNVVQQFWTIAKSYWSGDEKWQARGLLLGVVLFLLAYTGLSVVLNNKRGVLISSLSAQDESRFWQTVIVFISVLVIYAPLLAGYTYLRDRLSLQWRKWLTHRFVDNYFHNRAYYNLHILETDIDNPDQRIAEDVRSFTQESLTFLLVLVESVLSVIAFSSVLWGISKPLVFFLVLYALIGTLVTTFVFGKPLVRLNFEQLKKEANLRFSLVRIRENAEAIAFYRGEEQESNQVKHRFLEVFENVKRLLVWELNLNMVTNAYEFIPFILPALVVAPAIFAGEMEVGKVSEAQGAFIRVFFSLNVVVARFQQLTTFGAGINRLYTFAQFLEQTEADKVSEEQKPKIETVEEMRLAIENLSLQTPNYQRTLVEDLSIEIPAGQGLLVMGPSGCGKSSLLRAIAGLWNSGTGKIIRPTSDQILFLPQRPYMVLGTLRDQLLYPNTHLEVKDEHLKQVLEQVNLAGLDERFGGFDAEQDWADVLSLGEQQRLTFARLLLNQPKYAILDEATSALDIANEERLYQHLQEKGTTFLSVGHRSTLVSYHQSLLELSQEKTWQIKQPVSIAKEQPQLFELPSTT